A stretch of Acidobacteriota bacterium DNA encodes these proteins:
- a CDS encoding PHP domain-containing protein — MLSVTDHDTTAGLDEAAAAASAAGLTFVTGIEVTAVEQATDVHLLGYFFDPASGDLADLLAAQRADRHRRVADICRRLDDLGYGVDLPALDRPDAEGQRPVGRPVIARALVEAGHTASIQEAFERFLVPGRPAFVERRGVSPADVVSVVTRAGGLCSLAHPGLLDRDGWIRPFVAGGLTALEVFHGDHGPADEARYAALAAEHRLAQTGGSDFHGDDDGRTRRLGRIGLPVEAFTDLVARAVRFGCARVPRWA, encoded by the coding sequence GTGCTGAGCGTCACCGACCACGATACGACCGCCGGCCTCGACGAGGCGGCGGCCGCCGCCTCGGCTGCCGGCCTGACGTTCGTGACGGGGATCGAGGTCACCGCCGTCGAGCAGGCCACCGACGTTCACCTGCTCGGTTACTTCTTCGACCCGGCCTCAGGCGACCTCGCCGACCTGCTCGCCGCGCAGCGGGCGGATCGCCACCGCCGGGTCGCCGACATCTGCCGGCGTCTCGACGACCTCGGGTACGGGGTCGACCTCCCCGCCCTCGACCGCCCGGATGCTGAAGGGCAACGGCCCGTCGGCCGGCCGGTCATCGCCCGGGCCCTCGTGGAGGCCGGCCACACCGCGTCGATCCAGGAGGCTTTCGAGCGCTTCCTGGTGCCAGGCCGCCCCGCGTTCGTCGAACGCCGGGGCGTTTCACCCGCTGACGTCGTCTCAGTGGTAACGCGCGCTGGCGGCCTGTGCTCGCTGGCCCACCCGGGGCTGCTCGACCGCGATGGCTGGATCCGGCCGTTTGTCGCCGGCGGCCTGACCGCGCTCGAGGTCTTCCACGGCGACCATGGGCCGGCCGACGAGGCTCGGTACGCGGCGCTGGCAGCCGAGCACCGCCTCGCCCAGACGGGCGGGTCGGATTTCCACGGCGACGATGATGGTCGCACTCGCCGTCTCGGCCGCATTGGCTTGCCCGTGGAGGCGTTCACCGACCTGGTCGCTCGCGCGGTGCGCTTCGGCTGTGCGAGGGTCCCGAGGTGGGCGTGA
- a CDS encoding haloacid dehalogenase-like hydrolase codes for MRLLTLFDIDGTLVNTGGAGRRAMARAFEATLGIVGVLDDVPLAGRTDEAIIGDVLARSGASTWAGNGWRRTFEARYFACLDEELSRGADEARTVLPGVAPLVDALAAHPGVTLALLTGNFRESAEIKLGHFDLWRRFAFGAFGGETVSRDDLLLIALRHAAEHGLPPFAPHEVVIVGDTVHDVVCARSGSVRCLAVATGGTTADALRDAGADLVVGDLSDTAAILDWLLV; via the coding sequence ATGCGCCTGCTGACCCTCTTCGACATCGACGGCACGCTCGTGAACACCGGAGGCGCCGGCCGCCGCGCGATGGCACGCGCGTTCGAGGCGACGCTCGGCATCGTCGGCGTGCTCGATGACGTGCCGCTCGCCGGGCGGACCGACGAAGCCATCATCGGCGACGTGCTCGCGCGCAGTGGAGCCTCGACGTGGGCGGGCAACGGCTGGCGCCGGACGTTCGAGGCCCGGTACTTCGCGTGCCTCGACGAGGAGTTGTCGCGAGGGGCCGACGAAGCGCGCACCGTGCTGCCGGGCGTCGCGCCGCTCGTCGATGCGCTCGCGGCGCACCCGGGAGTCACACTGGCGCTGCTCACGGGCAACTTTCGAGAGTCGGCGGAAATCAAGCTCGGGCACTTCGACCTGTGGCGCCGCTTCGCCTTCGGGGCCTTCGGCGGTGAGACGGTCTCACGCGACGACCTCCTGCTTATTGCTCTTCGCCATGCCGCCGAGCACGGGCTGCCGCCGTTTGCGCCGCACGAGGTGGTGATCGTGGGCGACACCGTCCACGATGTCGTGTGCGCGCGGTCGGGGAGCGTGCGGTGTCTGGCCGTGGCGACCGGCGGAACGACGGCGGATGCCCTGCGGGACGCCGGCGCCGACCTCGTGGTCGGCGACCTCTCGGACACCGCCGCGATTCTCGACTGGCTGCTTGTGTGA
- a CDS encoding cold shock domain-containing protein — protein sequence MTTGTIARLLIDKGFGFIRDEGGIEHFFHRSAVRGAVFELLREGQRVEFSVEESAKGPRAGEVRLIEG from the coding sequence ATGACCACGGGAACCATCGCACGGCTCCTCATCGACAAGGGGTTCGGATTCATCCGCGATGAGGGCGGAATCGAGCACTTCTTCCACCGCAGCGCGGTGCGAGGCGCGGTCTTCGAGTTGCTGCGCGAGGGGCAGCGGGTCGAATTCTCGGTGGAGGAGTCGGCCAAGGGTCCGCGCGCGGGGGAAGTCCGCCTGATCGAAGGCTGA
- a CDS encoding nucleotidyltransferase family protein: MRVVGVVLAGGQSSRVGFPKALLPIGGSTFLASIVANLFEAGVSEVVVVTGAHDAEIRSAHAGRWPRPLSWVLNADHERGQLASLKCALAAIAPEPDAVLVTLVDQPLVRADTMAAIVERHRASGAPVVRPVHDGRHGHPVLFGRATFASLRATPDASGARAVVHGLGEAVADVEVVDAGVTEDVDTIRDYERLVGPLPAALADRV; the protein is encoded by the coding sequence ATGCGAGTCGTGGGCGTGGTCCTGGCCGGTGGGCAGTCGTCGCGCGTCGGGTTCCCCAAGGCGTTGCTCCCCATTGGGGGCTCGACGTTTCTCGCGTCGATCGTGGCGAACCTCTTCGAGGCGGGCGTGTCCGAGGTGGTGGTCGTCACCGGCGCGCACGACGCCGAGATCCGCTCGGCCCACGCGGGGCGCTGGCCTCGCCCGCTCTCGTGGGTGCTGAACGCGGACCACGAGCGGGGGCAGCTCGCGTCGCTCAAGTGCGCGCTCGCCGCGATCGCGCCAGAGCCCGACGCGGTGCTCGTGACCCTTGTCGACCAGCCGCTCGTGCGCGCCGACACCATGGCGGCGATCGTGGAACGCCACCGGGCATCGGGCGCGCCCGTCGTCCGCCCGGTCCACGACGGGCGGCACGGGCACCCGGTGCTCTTCGGGCGGGCGACCTTCGCGTCGCTCCGCGCCACGCCGGACGCGAGCGGCGCGCGCGCGGTCGTGCACGGCCTTGGCGAGGCCGTTGCCGACGTCGAGGTCGTCGACGCCGGCGTGACCGAGGACGTCGACACCATCCGCGACTACGAGCGGCTGGTGGGGCCCTTGCCGGCCGCGCTGGCCGATCGCGTGTGA
- a CDS encoding DPP IV N-terminal domain-containing protein, with protein sequence MRRSLTSATVSVGVVLTCAVLGAQFDERGRALDEQIDRIFEAREYDVPRFGPARWIPDGSAYTTVEPSSGSPGQQDLVRYEATTGERSVVVSGGRLVPTGADEALTIADYAWSGDGRRLLVFTNTVRVWRAHTRGDYWVLDLESGRLARLGGDGPTSSLMFAKFSPDGARVAWVRANDIYVEHVDTAAMTRLTLDGSETTINGTSDWVYEEELGVRDGFRWSPDGTHIAFWQFDSTGVGLFPLVNTTDTLYPVVTWIRYPKVGTTNSAVRIGVVDVGSRETRWMRTPGDPRDTYLARMDWLDDSTLAIQQLNRLQNRNDLLLADRRTGDVRRVFRDESATWVDVVDEVRWVDGAQSFLWVSERDGWRHVYRVPREGGEATLVTRFEADITGIAGVDEAGGWVYVMASPVSATERYLYRARLDGRGVPERVTPDAVGTHAYDVAPGGRLAFHTSSRFDRPPTTGVVDLPSHQAMRTLTDTRALEAKLASLLTPPVEFFRIGVGDGVELDGWMLKPSHFDPSLRYPVIVHVYGEPAGQTVLDRWGGGRALFHRALAEAGYVVLSVDNRGTPAPRGAAWRKIVYGTVGDLSSREQDAAIRALVLRHPFLDGERVGIWGWSGGGSNTLNAMFRFPSTYHVGVSVAPVPDQTLYDTIYQERYMGLPRDNAEGYRIGSPIHFADGLAGRLLLVHGSGDDNVHYQGTERLMNRLVELGKPFDLMVYPNRTHAIAEGPGTTKDVYRRIGRYFLDHLPPGGRPR encoded by the coding sequence GTGAGACGGAGTCTGACCTCGGCGACCGTGTCGGTGGGAGTCGTGCTGACGTGTGCCGTGCTCGGCGCGCAATTCGACGAGCGCGGCCGCGCCCTCGACGAGCAGATCGACCGCATTTTCGAGGCCCGCGAGTACGACGTCCCGCGATTCGGTCCGGCACGCTGGATCCCCGACGGCTCCGCGTACACGACCGTCGAACCATCATCCGGCAGTCCTGGGCAGCAGGACCTCGTCCGCTACGAGGCGACGACCGGTGAGCGATCGGTCGTCGTGTCGGGCGGGCGATTGGTGCCGACCGGGGCAGACGAGGCACTGACGATTGCCGACTACGCCTGGTCGGGCGACGGCCGCCGGCTGCTCGTCTTCACGAACACGGTGCGCGTGTGGCGCGCCCACACCCGCGGCGACTACTGGGTCCTCGACCTCGAGAGCGGCCGACTCGCGAGACTCGGTGGCGACGGCCCGACGTCGTCGCTGATGTTCGCGAAGTTCTCGCCCGACGGCGCGCGCGTGGCGTGGGTCCGTGCCAACGACATCTACGTGGAGCACGTCGACACGGCGGCCATGACCCGCCTCACGCTCGACGGGTCCGAGACGACGATCAACGGGACCTCCGACTGGGTGTACGAGGAGGAACTGGGCGTGCGCGACGGGTTCCGCTGGAGCCCCGACGGCACCCACATCGCCTTCTGGCAGTTCGACTCGACGGGCGTTGGCCTCTTCCCGCTCGTCAACACCACCGACACGCTCTACCCGGTCGTCACGTGGATTCGGTATCCGAAGGTCGGCACGACGAACTCCGCGGTGCGCATCGGGGTCGTCGACGTCGGGAGCCGTGAGACGCGCTGGATGCGGACGCCTGGCGATCCCCGGGACACGTATCTCGCGCGCATGGACTGGCTGGACGACTCGACGCTGGCGATCCAGCAGTTGAACCGGCTGCAGAACCGGAACGACCTGCTGCTGGCCGATCGGCGGACCGGCGACGTGCGCCGGGTCTTTCGCGACGAGTCGGCGACCTGGGTCGACGTGGTCGACGAGGTCCGGTGGGTCGATGGAGCGCAGTCGTTCCTCTGGGTGAGCGAGCGTGACGGCTGGCGGCATGTGTACCGCGTGCCCCGGGAAGGCGGCGAGGCCACGCTCGTGACGAGGTTCGAGGCCGACATCACCGGGATTGCCGGGGTCGACGAGGCCGGCGGGTGGGTCTACGTGATGGCTTCGCCCGTCAGCGCGACCGAGCGCTACCTGTATCGGGCACGGCTCGACGGGCGCGGTGTTCCCGAGCGTGTGACGCCCGACGCGGTCGGCACGCACGCCTACGACGTGGCGCCCGGCGGTCGTCTGGCGTTCCACACCTCTTCGCGGTTCGACCGTCCGCCGACGACAGGCGTCGTCGACCTGCCGAGTCACCAGGCGATGAGAACGCTCACCGACACCCGTGCGCTCGAGGCGAAGCTCGCGAGCCTCCTGACGCCGCCCGTCGAGTTCTTCCGGATCGGCGTGGGCGATGGCGTCGAGCTCGACGGGTGGATGCTGAAGCCATCCCACTTCGACCCGTCGCTGCGGTACCCGGTGATCGTCCACGTGTACGGCGAGCCCGCGGGCCAGACGGTGCTCGACCGCTGGGGCGGTGGACGCGCGCTGTTCCATCGCGCGCTGGCCGAGGCCGGCTACGTCGTGTTGAGCGTCGACAACCGCGGCACCCCGGCCCCCAGGGGAGCGGCGTGGCGGAAGATCGTGTACGGCACGGTGGGCGACCTGTCCTCGCGTGAGCAGGACGCGGCGATTCGCGCGCTGGTGCTGCGGCACCCGTTCCTCGACGGCGAACGGGTGGGCATCTGGGGATGGAGCGGCGGCGGGTCGAACACCCTCAACGCGATGTTCCGGTTTCCCTCGACGTACCATGTCGGGGTCTCTGTCGCCCCGGTGCCCGACCAGACGCTCTACGACACAATCTACCAGGAGCGCTACATGGGGCTGCCGCGCGACAACGCCGAGGGGTATCGCATCGGCTCACCCATCCACTTCGCCGACGGGCTGGCCGGCAGACTGCTGCTCGTTCACGGCTCGGGCGACGACAACGTGCATTACCAGGGCACCGAGCGGCTGATGAACCGGCTCGTCGAGCTCGGAAAGCCCTTCGACCTGATGGTCTACCCGAATCGGACGCACGCCATCGCGGAGGGCCCGGGCACGACCAAGGACGTGTATCGCCGCATCGGCCGGTATTTCCTGGATCACCTGCCGCCGGGCGGGCGGCCTCGATGA
- a CDS encoding BtpA/SgcQ family protein: MSASDRVSTFQTRLGAPRALIGMLHVGALPGTPAACDPLDRIVDRAVAEACVYRDAGFTALAIENMHDRPYLKGHVGPEVTAAMTAVGREVKRAVALPLGVQVLAGANREALAVALACGADFVRVEGYVFAHVADEGIIEASAGDLLRYRRAIGAEHVLVFADVKKKHGAHALTADVSIAETARAAEFFLADGVIVTGSATGRAASPDEVRDVAGAVDIPVLVGSGVTAENLADYAAAHGVIVGSSVKEDGRWDRPLDPGAVRAVAAAWAALR; encoded by the coding sequence ATGAGCGCGTCCGATCGCGTTTCGACGTTCCAGACCAGACTGGGCGCGCCCCGCGCCCTCATCGGCATGCTGCACGTCGGTGCGCTGCCCGGCACGCCCGCGGCGTGCGATCCGCTCGATCGGATCGTCGACCGCGCGGTGGCCGAGGCCTGCGTGTATCGCGACGCCGGGTTCACGGCGCTGGCGATCGAGAACATGCACGACCGGCCGTACCTCAAGGGGCACGTGGGCCCAGAGGTCACGGCCGCCATGACCGCCGTTGGCCGCGAGGTGAAGCGCGCCGTCGCGCTGCCCCTCGGCGTGCAGGTGCTCGCCGGTGCCAACCGCGAGGCGCTGGCGGTCGCGCTCGCGTGCGGGGCCGACTTCGTGCGCGTCGAGGGTTACGTCTTCGCTCACGTCGCCGACGAAGGGATCATCGAGGCGTCGGCTGGCGACCTGTTGCGCTACCGCCGGGCGATCGGCGCCGAGCACGTGCTCGTGTTCGCCGACGTCAAGAAGAAGCACGGCGCGCACGCGCTCACCGCGGACGTCTCGATTGCCGAAACTGCCCGGGCGGCCGAGTTCTTTCTCGCCGACGGCGTGATCGTGACCGGGTCGGCGACAGGCCGCGCGGCCTCGCCCGACGAGGTGCGCGATGTCGCAGGCGCCGTCGACATCCCCGTGCTCGTAGGTTCGGGCGTCACGGCCGAGAATCTCGCCGACTACGCGGCTGCGCATGGGGTGATCGTCGGCTCCTCCGTCAAAGAGGACGGCCGATGGGACCGCCCGCTCGACCCCGGGGCCGTCCGCGCGGTGGCGGCGGCGTGGGCCGCGCTTCGCTGA
- a CDS encoding carbohydrate kinase family protein yields the protein MGPDLVVLGNLLVDDLVFADGRTRMAQPGGAVLYAAVAARACGTSVGCVSLLGDDYPSTPIDRLRRLGVDLAGVHPLGRPGVRTWLLYEDQVRRLIHRLGCPTHEQVSPDARHVPEAWWAARAFHLSPMAFAPQRALLQALAGRASGFVSVDPHLPVTEDTIDDWRDALAQADAFFVSEHEVRLDEGAADPRAVLPRLASGRLRFVLLKQGERGGLLYDAHERRSHAWTAPPCATVDPTGAGDAFAMGFVSAHLEGLPVEACLQRAAVVAAVAVEGWGAAALFDLTPSAMEARRRQWIGEEARS from the coding sequence ATGGGTCCCGATCTCGTCGTTCTCGGCAACCTGCTCGTCGACGACCTCGTCTTCGCCGACGGGCGGACGCGCATGGCGCAGCCGGGCGGCGCAGTGCTGTACGCGGCGGTGGCGGCACGGGCGTGCGGTACGAGCGTCGGCTGCGTGAGCCTCCTGGGAGATGATTACCCCTCGACCCCGATCGATCGGCTGCGACGCCTGGGTGTCGACCTCGCTGGCGTCCATCCCCTCGGACGGCCAGGGGTGCGCACGTGGCTGCTCTACGAGGATCAGGTGCGCCGCCTGATCCATCGGCTCGGGTGTCCCACGCACGAGCAGGTCTCGCCCGACGCCCGCCACGTCCCGGAGGCGTGGTGGGCCGCGCGCGCGTTCCACCTCTCGCCGATGGCGTTCGCACCGCAGCGGGCGCTGCTTCAGGCGCTGGCGGGGCGTGCCAGCGGGTTCGTGTCGGTCGACCCGCACCTGCCGGTTACCGAGGACACCATCGACGACTGGCGCGATGCGCTGGCTCAGGCCGACGCCTTCTTCGTGAGCGAGCACGAGGTGAGGCTGGACGAGGGCGCCGCCGACCCGCGGGCCGTGTTGCCACGCCTGGCGAGCGGCCGCCTGCGGTTCGTGCTGCTCAAGCAGGGCGAGCGGGGCGGCCTCCTGTACGACGCGCACGAGCGTCGATCGCACGCGTGGACAGCCCCGCCGTGCGCGACGGTCGATCCGACCGGCGCCGGCGACGCCTTCGCCATGGGGTTCGTCTCCGCGCATCTCGAGGGCCTGCCCGTCGAGGCCTGCCTGCAGCGCGCGGCCGTCGTCGCCGCCGTTGCCGTCGAGGGCTGGGGGGCGGCGGCGCTCTTCGACCTCACCCCGTCGGCGATGGAGGCGCGCCGCCGGCAATGGATCGGCGAGGAGGCCCGCTCGTGA
- a CDS encoding pseudouridine-5'-phosphate glycosidase, whose amino-acid sequence MDRRGGPLVTSHLVVAEPVARALAGGEPVVALETTLVTHGLPHPQGVEVALALEEAVRRGGAVPATIGILDGAIRVGLTPDELTRLATTPGVAKLNPGNLAAGLASGAPGSTTVAATIIAAHAAGIGVMATGGIGGVHRGEGGDVSADLVALSRVPVAVVCAGAKAILDLPRTVEMLETLGVPVFGFGTSEFPAFYRRSSGLPVDAMFEDLPALARAVRAHFDLAFGTGVVVANPIPEADELAAELYETALATALSEADARGIRGRAVTPFLLERIRVLTGGSSVRANVALLRHNASVAAALCRGVRS is encoded by the coding sequence ATGGATCGGCGAGGAGGCCCGCTCGTGACCTCGCACCTCGTCGTGGCCGAGCCCGTCGCCCGCGCGCTGGCGGGCGGCGAGCCCGTCGTTGCCCTCGAGACGACGCTCGTGACGCACGGGTTGCCGCACCCGCAGGGCGTGGAGGTCGCGCTGGCGCTCGAGGAGGCCGTGCGGCGGGGCGGGGCAGTGCCGGCGACCATTGGCATCCTGGATGGCGCCATCCGCGTGGGCCTCACACCGGACGAGTTGACGCGCCTGGCGACCACCCCGGGCGTCGCGAAGCTCAATCCGGGCAATCTGGCCGCGGGCCTCGCGTCGGGAGCTCCCGGCTCGACGACCGTCGCCGCGACGATCATCGCGGCTCACGCGGCGGGGATCGGCGTGATGGCGACGGGCGGGATCGGTGGCGTGCACCGCGGCGAGGGTGGCGATGTCTCGGCCGACCTCGTGGCCCTGTCGCGCGTGCCGGTGGCCGTGGTGTGCGCGGGCGCGAAGGCGATTCTCGATCTGCCGCGCACCGTCGAGATGCTCGAGACGCTCGGCGTGCCCGTGTTCGGGTTCGGCACGAGCGAGTTTCCCGCCTTCTACCGGCGGTCGAGCGGCCTGCCCGTCGACGCGATGTTCGAGGACCTCCCCGCGCTCGCGCGCGCGGTGCGTGCCCACTTCGACCTGGCGTTCGGCACCGGCGTCGTCGTGGCCAATCCGATTCCCGAAGCGGACGAGTTGGCGGCGGAGCTGTACGAGACCGCGCTGGCCACGGCGCTGTCGGAGGCCGACGCGCGCGGCATTCGTGGGCGGGCCGTGACGCCGTTTCTGCTCGAGCGGATCCGCGTGCTGACTGGCGGATCGAGCGTGCGGGCCAACGTCGCGTTGTTGCGTCACAACGCGAGCGTCGCCGCCGCGCTGTGTCGTGGGGTCAGGTCTTGA
- a CDS encoding recombinase zinc beta ribbon domain-containing protein — protein sequence MVDVPDYGVRGGRGDFEPLIPEDTFYRVQAVLQGRVPSTAPQLIGHPDFPLRGFVRCESCGRGLTGSWSKGRNSYYAYYHCRPGCRGVNVTKAKLETLFEKELARLQPSAGYMALLKESVLQVWKARKESIKADLASAERQAQAIQKKLDRLDEAFLFDRTIDIDVYDRHAEKLREELTLLRMDRHATEIDGLDVEGILAFAERILPRAADLWVQASLDQRQRFQQLFFPEGMAFDGNGFVGTAVTAPAFNYLQPIEGGNERLVDLTGIEPVTS from the coding sequence ATCGTCGACGTGCCCGACTACGGAGTGCGCGGTGGCCGTGGCGACTTCGAGCCGCTGATCCCCGAAGACACCTTCTACAGAGTGCAGGCCGTACTGCAGGGCCGCGTTCCGAGTACGGCGCCGCAGCTGATTGGACATCCCGACTTCCCGCTCCGCGGCTTCGTGCGATGCGAGTCGTGCGGCCGCGGCCTCACCGGCAGCTGGTCGAAGGGACGCAACAGCTACTACGCCTACTACCACTGCCGTCCAGGATGTCGCGGTGTCAACGTGACCAAGGCGAAGCTCGAGACGTTGTTCGAGAAAGAGCTGGCCCGCCTGCAGCCGAGCGCCGGCTACATGGCGTTGCTGAAGGAGTCGGTGTTGCAGGTGTGGAAGGCGCGTAAAGAGTCAATCAAGGCCGACCTTGCCAGCGCTGAACGCCAGGCACAGGCCATCCAGAAGAAGCTCGATCGGCTGGACGAAGCGTTTCTGTTCGACCGCACGATCGACATCGACGTCTACGACCGCCACGCGGAGAAGCTGCGCGAGGAACTCACGCTGCTGCGCATGGACCGGCACGCGACCGAGATCGACGGACTCGACGTGGAGGGGATCCTGGCGTTCGCGGAACGCATCCTGCCCCGTGCCGCGGACCTGTGGGTGCAGGCCTCACTGGATCAGCGCCAGCGGTTCCAGCAGCTGTTCTTTCCCGAGGGAATGGCGTTCGACGGAAACGGCTTCGTTGGAACCGCCGTAACCGCACCGGCTTTCAACTACTTGCAGCCGATTGAGGGGGGAAATGAAAGGTTGGTGGACCTGACCGGGATCGAACCGGTGACCTCCTGA